The DNA window ATCGGCCAGATCCAGCCGCCGGGCCAGGTTCGGCAGCACAGTCCAGTGGGCCGTTTCCGCGCCCAGCTCTTCCGTTTCCAGATCCACCTCGGGGCCGACCGCATAGCTGACCTGCGAGCGATCCAGCAGCAGGTGCGCGTTTTCCGGCAGCAGCGGCGCCGCCGCCAGGAGAAGCGGCCCGTCGTACCCGTGGCCCAACAGTGTCAGGTTGTGTCCCTCATCGACCAGATCCAGGTCGTCGACCACAGCCAGCGTCACCAGCAGATCGCGGACCCGTTCCGCCAGCAGCGACTTGCCCGACGACAGCAATGCAGTGGCGATCTGTCCCGTTTCATGCGGGTTCAGCGACTTGCCGGTGTACGTCAATTCGACCACCGTGGCGTGGGTGCGGATGCGATCATTCCAGTAGTACTTCTCCAGGCGATCCGCTTCCCCGTCGCCATGCAAACGGACGACCAGCTGCTTCCGGGCGGCCGCCGTCATCGTGGGATCGAGCGGCGTGGTGACCAGCACGGAAACCTTGCCGCCCAGGCCGGACGTCCAATGGATCCGTTCCTGCTGCGAGAAATGGCTGCGGTCGGGACCCAGCGACTCCTGCTGTACGTTCTGCGGGGACGCAACCGGCTGCGACCAGCGCTGGCGAATCATGTCGGTCAAAAAGTCCTGCCGGGAGGATGCGGCCGGGCCGTCCTGTCGCTGCTTCTCTTTCGTCAGGAACGAGGTGATCCGCTGGCGATGCAGATCGGCCAGGGTGAGCGAGTCCGCCGGCATGTCGCCTTCGGGATAGCACTGCAGTTCGCGATACGAACGAAAGGCGTCGGCGGAAGGAATCTCTTTCAGCGGCGGCATCTCAAAGGCCTGGCGGAAAAACCGGATCTGCTCGGCCACCATGTCATCATGCCAGGAGTGGGGCGCGTCGAACTCGGCCAGCCGCATGCGATCTTCCTTTTTCCCAAGGGCGTATAGCCTGCGGGCGTCGCGTACCGAGGCCCGCGCGCCCTGGATCGGAAAGATGTAGTCCTGCACGCCATTCACGACCAGGATTGACCGCGGGTAAGCCATCGCCAGAAAGGTGCTATGGTCGCCGACGGTGAGCAGATCGGTCAGCAGTTCGCAAATGCACATATCCGTATCGGCCAGATCCGCCCGGAGCGACGTCGCCGCACAGGTGGGCGAGGCCGCGGCCAAACGCGTGTCGACGGCGGCGCAGAACAGCGTCTGGCTGCCCCCGCCGGAAGTGCCCGTCATGCCGATGCGATTGTCATCGACATCGGCCCGGCTGGCGAGGTAGTCAATGCAGCGGACGTTGTCGAAGAGTTCCAGCGCCATCAGCGAAGCGCCGGTCAGAAACAGATGCCCGCCGCGCGTTTCGTGTCCTGTGCTGCGGCGTTCCTGTTTGCCCCATCCGTCTTTGGCCAGCACGATGAATCCGGCCTTCACAAATCGCTGGTACGCCTTTTGATAAATGGGCCGATCGCGCCCGCTGTGCCCATGCGGAACCAGCAGGGCCGGTTTTTGCGCCGGGCCGCCCGTCGGTCGGTACAGGGTGCAGGGGATCGGCACGCCAGGCGCCGATTGGATAATCAGTTTTTCGATCTCGTAGCCGTCGCACATAATCCGGCCGACCTGCAGCACGGGCGGCGTCTGGCGTGGTTTGTCCAGATCCAGGTCCAGCAGTTCCAGGAACTTCGCCCTGGCGTCGATCATCTGATGGATGAGATCGGCTTCGGTTTGCAGTGCGAACAGCTTTGCATCGTGGGCTTCGCACAGCCGATTGATATGATCCTGCACGCCCTGGAAGACAGGGTTGTCACGGACGGGAATCTCGGCCCGATCCGCTTGCCCCCAGGCGAATCCTCCCGATACACAGATCACGGCCGCCGTAAGGCTTCCCACCCAACGCATATTCGACTCCCATGCAGAGCTTGTTGAATCTCCCCGGCGGCGCCAGGGACGGACCAAGTATAACTGCAGCCGGCGCCAAAATTCGACACTTGCGGGCCGACGTCTGCTAAATTACTCCGATGAGAAAAACGAACGGCGAAGTGCTTTCATGCAGCAATCGCACGACGAAGCACTTCCCGCTGCGACCTGCCCTGTGACATTACTATGTCACACTCATTTATCCACAATTGACGGAGACAACCATGAAGCGATTGATTCCTGGCAGCCTGTTGCTGGCTTGTATTCTGCTGGCGGGGGCCGCCCGGGCCGACGTGCAGCTGCCTAAAGTGTTCAGCGACTCGATGGTGCTGCAGCGGAACCAGCCGGTGGCGATCTGGGGCGAGGCAGCGCCCGGTGAACAGGTGACCGTCAAGTTCCGCGACCAGTCCAAAACGGCGGTTGCCGACCAGGACGGGAAGTGGTCGCTGAAACTCGATCCGTTGAAGGTGGGCGAACCGTCCGCCCTGACGGTCTCGGGCGCCAATGAGATCGCCCTGAAGGACGTCCTGGTTGGCGAAGTGTGGATAGGCTCCGGTCAGTCGAATATGGCGGGCATAGTTAACGGCTATGTGAAGGGGGACGAAGTCCTCGCCAAACTGGCGGAAGGGACGTACCCTCAGCTGCGCATGTATCGGGGCGGCGCCTGGCGATCGGCCGAGCCTGCCGTGAACCTCAGCTTCTCGGCCATCATGTTCGCCTTTGGGCAAAGCCTGCAGGCGGACCTTGACGTACCGGTCGGCCTGATCGTGGGCGCGGTTGGCGGCACGCCGTCGGGTCGCTGGCTCACGCCGGAGATGCTGGCCAGCGACAAGCCTGCCCAGAAAGCCCTGGAGCGGGCGGCCGCCAGCGATGACTATGAGAAACGCGTGGCGCAGCACCAGGTTCAGCTGAAGGCCTGGAAGGAGCAAGTCGCCGCCGCCGAGAAAGCCGGCACGCGCGCCCCGCGACAGCCCCGGGATCCGGTTAAAACGGGCGAGTGCACCAGCGGGCAAATCGGTGATTTATATAACGCCCACATTCAACACGTGCAGTGTTATACGATCGCTGGCGTGCTGTGGGACCAGGGCGAATCGGGCACCGCGATCCAGGGGCTCGACCAGTTCTACACCATGGGAGCCCTCATTGGCGGCTGGCGTCAGGTCTGGGGCCAGGGCGACTTCCCCTTCCTGTACATCCAGAAGCCCAGCGGCGGCGGCTGCGCCTGGGATATGTCAGATCCTGTCACTCGTATGGCGGGCGACTTTACCGCCGAACCGCAAGCGGCGCCGCCCACCTACGCCGGGGTTTCTCGCGAGTTGCACATCCGGATCATGCAGCATCCGAATACGGCCATGGTGCAGGCGCGCGACCTGGGTTCCGGTATCCATCCGCTCAACAAGTCCGGCTACGGCCAGCGCGCGGCCCGTGTCGCCCGGGGCTTTGTGTATGAAGAGCCGGTCGAAATTTACGGCCCGCTGTACAAGTCCCACACCGTTGACGGCGGCCAGATGAAGATCACGTTCACTCATACCGGCAAAGGCCTCGCCCAGAAACATGGCGACAAGCTGCAGGGCTTTCAGATCGCCGGGGAAGACAAGGTCTTCCACTGGGGCGACGCACGGATCGAAGGGAACCAGGTGATCGTTTCCAGCGACGCGGTCGAGTCGCCGCAGGCTGTGCGTTACGCGTGGGCCCAGAATGCTCCGTGGGCCAATCTGTTCAACCAGGACGGGCTGCCGGCGATCGCGTTCCGCACCGACAGCTGGTAGTCAATGCTGGACGAACGCTGCACGCTTTCCGCTGGGAAGCGTGAGGGCGAGTCGGAAAATCATAACGGCCTGCAGGGTTCGCCTGGGGGGCCGTTTTTTCGTCAGCGCTGGAGGGAGACGGCGGCCGTAAACAGTCCGTCGAAGAAGCGATCGGATTCGCTAAGCGGCGTCGTCCAGCCGGCTCGCAAGGTCACGCCGCTGGCCAGTTTGCCGTGTAATCCCACCGTGAAATTCGTCATGCTGGAACTGCCCAGCGTGTTGGAAAGCAGCAGGCTCGAGGGGCCATTGGAAAGCTGCACCACATCGGAATCCTGCAAGGCGGCGATGTGCTGGAACTCCGTAATGAGGGCCAGGTCGCGCAGGTGCGAAGCATACGCATCACGGACCAGCCAGGCGCCAATCGACAGGTCGCCCTGCAGCAGGTTCTGTTCGTTGTAATGGGCCGTCTGGTTGTTGAACCGCACCACGTTCCCGCTACAGGCTAAGTCGCCCTGCAGAAACGCACTGGCGAACCAGTTCCCTTCGCCGCCGGCGGTCACCGCCAGAAAAGGAAGCAGGTGCACGGCGTTGTTCTCCAGCAGGAAGGTCTCTCCGCCGGCCTGAGCAATCACGCTGCCAGCCGTTGGCGAACTGACGCCAAAGCCGGTCGAAAGCGACAGGCTGGGATCGTCGAACAGAATCCCCTTGATGATCGTGGTTAGATTCCCGACCGAATCGCTGCCCACGGCAATGCCGGGGCCCGCCAGGCTCTGACCGTCGGAAAACGGCAGCCTTAATTCGATCGACATGGCGCCGTCGGCGAACGACCGTTCCACCCCCAGCCAGTAGCGATCCACGTTGCCAAACTGCACGCCGCCGGGACCGCCGACAAAGCTGCCATTGGCGAAGTTCTGGGAGACAAAGTAAAACCGATCGTCGGTCATCGCCTTGTTATGCTGCGAGATACCGACTCGCTGGCTCAGGCCGCCGGGTGCAACATCCAAGGCGAACGTGTCATTGATCACTGCACGACTGGAGGTAAACGTCCCGCCGCCAAACACCTCGGGTAACGTGGCGAAATGGGGCCGGCTGCCAAGCGCATTCCAGAAAGACGTTTTCCACGCTCCCAGGGAAGCGGGCGGGCCGTTCTGCAGCGGATCCTGGTACGTCGGGTCGACGCCATCGGGAATTGGGGACGCCCCTTTATCGGTAGGACGCAGGTTGGCCGCATTGAACGATTCGCTGTCGGATTCGTAAAGACTATCGCCATCGGGCTCCGCGATGTCGGGCGAGGTCAAGCTCGATTCGTCCGGCCGGGCGTTGGAGAAGCCTTCCTCGGGACCGTACTCGCTGTACGAAGATTCGCCAGGCAGACCGGCGGTCCGCACGCTGCTCGACGCCGAAGCGGAGCCTTGGGTGCGATAGGGATTGGGAATATCCTGCCAGTCGCGATTGGGCGCGGAGTTGACGTTTCCTGGCGAGTCGCCCAGGCTGTGCTGCGCGGCCGGACTGGCGGACGAACTTGCCGGCTGGGCGGGAAAGGACTGACGCGGCGCCGGAGTCGGTGTCGCCAGCCGGGTATCCGGCAGCGCAAGTTTTTTCGGGTCGAACCCCGGGCGCAGATTGGCATTGCCATCGGCCGCGGTGAGTACGGAAGCCAGACAAATCCAAACGACAAAGCTGTTTTGTGCGAAGAAGAGAAAGGTTCGGATCATAATGGTTCCACGCCTGGTAACCTCACGCCGCAGCGCAGCAGGCCCTCCGTCAGTTGGGGCAGTGAACGCCGGTTCCCCAGCATCGTCCCTGCCAGCAAGGCCAGCAGCGCTCGGCGCCAGGCGGGGGATTAAACGAGAAACGGCGCCCTGCAGTCAAGGGCAATCCGTTCATCCCGAGAGGGGAATACTACAGCCCCGACTTCCTCTCGACGTCTGATCATCAAGGCAGGGTGCAAGCCGTCGATGGTTGCCCTTGCATCCGTTCGGGGGTCTTACGAGCCAACTTCCAGGCTATCCAGTGCCTGGCGAATGACCTGTGCGCTGGCGTTTAACAAGCGCGATTCCCCTTCGCTGAGCGGCAAGGGGAACGTTTCGATCACGCCCTGGCCGCCAACCAGTCGGGGCAGGGAAAGCGTGACATCGTGCACGCCCTGTACTTCTGCCGTCGGTGCGCAGACCGTCAGAATGGAACGCTGGTCGTGCAGAATCACATTCACCAGACGGGCCAGGGCGCTGCCAATGCCATAGTATGTGGCCCCTTTCCCCTGGATGATCGAGTAGGCCGCCCGGCGCACCCGGGGATCGATCTGTTGTCGCAATTTATCCGGGTCTGCGATTCCTCGTAACGTTTCGAACGAACGAAGAGGCATGCCGCCGATGGTCGCCAGCGACCAGGTGAGCACCTCGGAATCGCCGTGCTCTCCGATCACATACGCATGAACGTGACGCGAATCGACACCGCAGTAATCGGCGATCAGGCTGCGGAAACGGGCCGTATCCAGCATCGTCCCCGATCCCAGAATGCGAGTCGCGGGAACGCCGCACTCGCCAGCAATCTGGGCGGCAAGATGCGTCATCACATCCACGGGATTGGTTGCCACCACCAGCACTGCTTCGGGCGCGTACTGGAGTACGGCCGGAATGACCTCACGGAAGACTGATGCGTTCCGCTGCAGAAGCTGCAATCGGGTTTCGTCAGGCTTCTGGTTGACGCCGGCGCACACGATCACCACGCGACTCCCGACCAGGTCCTGGTAGCCGCCTGCTTTGACTTCGAGCGGATGCGTAAAAGGCACCGCGTGGCGGATGTCATCCGCCTCGGCTACCGCTCGGTCCGCGTTCTTGTCCACCAGCATCAACTCGCGACCGACGCCCTGCATGACCATCGCATAGCCTGCGGTGGCTCCCACAAATCCGCTGCCGACAATTCCAACTTTCACTTTACCTTCCTCCGTGTTATTCGTTTCGCCAGGAGCATGAAGCAGTCGCCGCGGTTCCGCAAGGCTGTACGGCAGGGGGTCGATGGCGACTGGATCCGTCTTCAAATGTGGGCAGAACGTCCTTCGGTTTTACGCCGGCGCCGATCGACCGGTGAGATGGAGCTGCGAAGGGGCCAACCAGACTTCGGATCCGACGCCAGTCCGTCAGTCTTGTTCCCCACGAGCCGTTGTCTGCGATGAATCAATGCCCCGGGCTTTACCCGGCAATGCTTGTGCAAAAACGGGGTGATGGCCAACATCGCAGCCGAGAGCCATGCCGTCAACGACGATAGGTCGAGAGCCTTTTTGCGGGATCGTCATCTTGCTGTTCGTATCACGTTTGACAAAACCAGGGCAGGTTACTCTTCCTCGTCGGGAGTCTGAGCCAGCGTCAGCAGGGCTCGGGCGCCGATGCCGTAGAAGCCGTATTCGACGTCGTGGGATTCGTCGAGGGCGGCGGCGCGGAAGCCGCCGTTGGGGAGGGCCATCGCGTCCACGTATTTGGCCACTTCGGGCAGTTCCACTTCGTCCAGACCGCCCAGGTCGTGGAGGGTGGCGATCACGGTGAAGGTGCTGAGCAGATCGGCGAACGGGATGCGGGAGTTGGCGCGGAAGCCGCCTTCGTCGGTCTGCATGTCGCATAGAAAGTCGAGCGTGTCCTCGCGGATGTCTTCGTCGATCCGGTCCAGCATGCGAAGCACGCCGATGGCGGCGGCCGTGGGATTGGCGCCGGCCCGTTTGCCGACGCGGATCTCAAGAAAGCCGCCGTCGGGGCGACGTCGCTGGCGGATGAAGTCGACGATCGCTTCCGGATTGGGCGTGGGGCGTTCGATCAGCTCGCGGCAGAGCAGCACCAGGAACGTATGGTAGGTGCTGCTGACGCTGCCTTCATTTCCCTTGGCGTAGCCGCCGTCTTCCCGCCGCAGAGTTTCCAGAAAGTCGGAGATGGACGTTCGCCAGTCATGCTGCAGATCGGCGAAAACGTCGATCCCGCCGGCCGCTTCGACCAGGGCGGCGCCGTAAATCAGGGAGAGCAGATCGATCACCGATTCGCGTCCGGTGAGTTTGCCTCGCAAAAACGCGGCGCAGCGCTCGGCCGTTTCGCCGTACAGTTCGCCCAGGATGGCCAGCGCCCTGAGACCAAAGCCGGTGTAATACAGATCGCTGCCGCCTTCGCGACCGGCGAACCCGCCGTCGGGCTGCTGGAGCGACAGGAAGTAATCGATGTGGCTGCTGCGGACGTCGTCGGGCAGTAAACCTGCACCGGCGGCCAGGCGGACGGTCAGTTCTTCAAGGTAAGCGGGCATGCCGTTAGTATAGTCAACCGAAACGCAAGGGAAACGGCGCCAGCGTTAGCTTTGCTGGCAGACGGGCATGGAGGGATTCGCCCTACAACCGGGAGGACCAGGATCTTCGCCAATATCGTTAAAATCCTCATGCGAGGATCGAGCGGCAGTCGATAAGCAGGATAACGCCATTAACGAATAGCGCCCCCTTATCTTGTGGTCGAGGACGAATCTCCATGCTCGTCATTATTAGCGATTTGCACTTAACCGACGGCACCAGCGGAGCCACGTTGCACCCCGGCGCGTTTCACATTTTCGCCGAGCGACTTCACGATATGGCGCAGCGGGCTTCCTGGCGGTCCGACGGTCGGTATCGACCCGTCGAACGGATCGACCTGGTGCTGCTGGGCGACGTACTCGACATCACCCGATCCAACCATTGGCTGACGCGGAACACGCGTCCCTGGCAGGACGCACAGTCAAAAGCGGTCGTCGACACCGTCGCGACCATCACCGACGATATCCTGTGGCAGAACAGCGACGGCCTGAAAGTGCTCCGCTCGCTGGCCGCCGAAGGCGCCGTGAGTGTTGCTCCGACCACGCAGAACGGCGAGCCGGCCTATAACGCCCAGCCGCAGCCGGTGCCGATCCGCACCCACTATATGGTGGGCAACCACGACTGGCAGCTGCATCTGCGGGGCGAGAACTACGACATGCTGCGGCAGAAGGTGGCCCATCACCTGGGTCTGGCCAATCGCCACAACGCCCCGTTCCCGCACGATCCGTTTGAATCGGAAGAGCTGCTGGAAGCGCTCCGCCGGCATCGCGTGTTCGCCCGGCATGGCGATATCTTTGATCCGATCAACTTCACCGAAGATCGCGACGCCAGCAGCCTGGGCGACGGCATTGTGATCGAACTGGTCAATCGCTTCGTGCTGGAAGTCGAGCAGACCATGGGCGAAGATCTGCCTGACAGCCTGGTCGCCGGCCTGCAGGAAATTGATAGCGTCCGTCCGCTGCTGCTGATTCCGGTCTGGCTGGAAGGGATGCTCTCGCGCAGCTGCCCCATGCCGGGCGTTCGCAAGCATGTGAAGAAAATCTGGGATCGCCTGGTCGACGAATTCCTGGAACTGGAAATGGTCCGTGACCGCGACACCTGGAGCCCGTTCGACGTGGTCGACGGTCTGCAGCTGGCGCTCAAGTTCAGCAAACGCTTGTCGATCGGCTGGGCCGGCAAAACGACCGCCTGGATGCACAGCCTTCGCGGCGCCAAGAGCGAATCGTATTACGAGCATGCCTTGTCGGAACAGGACTTCCGCAATCGGCGGGCCCGGCATATTGTGTATGGTCATACCCATAACCCGGAAACGATCGCGCTCGATGCGAGCTATGCCGACGGCTATGTGCTGAACCAGAGTTACTTTAACAGCGGCACCTGGCGTCGGATCCATCGTCCGGCTGCGTTTGCCCCCGGCGATCACGAGTTTGTGCCGTCGGACGCCATGACCTACATTGCGTTCTTCCAGGGAGACGAACGGGGCGGTCGCCCTTACGAAACCTGGTCGGGAGCGCTCGGGGTCAGCACGGTCATGCCGCAGCGACCGATGGCG is part of the Lignipirellula cremea genome and encodes:
- a CDS encoding prenyltransferase/squalene oxidase repeat-containing protein, with the protein product MPAYLEELTVRLAAGAGLLPDDVRSSHIDYFLSLQQPDGGFAGREGGSDLYYTGFGLRALAILGELYGETAERCAAFLRGKLTGRESVIDLLSLIYGAALVEAAGGIDVFADLQHDWRTSISDFLETLRREDGGYAKGNEGSVSSTYHTFLVLLCRELIERPTPNPEAIVDFIRQRRRPDGGFLEIRVGKRAGANPTAAAIGVLRMLDRIDEDIREDTLDFLCDMQTDEGGFRANSRIPFADLLSTFTVIATLHDLGGLDEVELPEVAKYVDAMALPNGGFRAAALDESHDVEYGFYGIGARALLTLAQTPDEEE
- a CDS encoding metallophosphoesterase family protein, which gives rise to MLVIISDLHLTDGTSGATLHPGAFHIFAERLHDMAQRASWRSDGRYRPVERIDLVLLGDVLDITRSNHWLTRNTRPWQDAQSKAVVDTVATITDDILWQNSDGLKVLRSLAAEGAVSVAPTTQNGEPAYNAQPQPVPIRTHYMVGNHDWQLHLRGENYDMLRQKVAHHLGLANRHNAPFPHDPFESEELLEALRRHRVFARHGDIFDPINFTEDRDASSLGDGIVIELVNRFVLEVEQTMGEDLPDSLVAGLQEIDSVRPLLLIPVWLEGMLSRSCPMPGVRKHVKKIWDRLVDEFLELEMVRDRDTWSPFDVVDGLQLALKFSKRLSIGWAGKTTAWMHSLRGAKSESYYEHALSEQDFRNRRARHIVYGHTHNPETIALDASYADGYVLNQSYFNSGTWRRIHRPAAFAPGDHEFVPSDAMTYIAFFQGDERGGRPYETWSGALGVSTVMPQRPMAARQGVSVPQSAVAHASTQPLPPSGPPLQRPHFSTAPGSYQRNPARG
- a CDS encoding L-lactate dehydrogenase, which gives rise to MKVGIVGSGFVGATAGYAMVMQGVGRELMLVDKNADRAVAEADDIRHAVPFTHPLEVKAGGYQDLVGSRVVIVCAGVNQKPDETRLQLLQRNASVFREVIPAVLQYAPEAVLVVATNPVDVMTHLAAQIAGECGVPATRILGSGTMLDTARFRSLIADYCGVDSRHVHAYVIGEHGDSEVLTWSLATIGGMPLRSFETLRGIADPDKLRQQIDPRVRRAAYSIIQGKGATYYGIGSALARLVNVILHDQRSILTVCAPTAEVQGVHDVTLSLPRLVGGQGVIETFPLPLSEGESRLLNASAQVIRQALDSLEVGS
- a CDS encoding alpha/beta hydrolase family protein, with translation MRWVGSLTAAVICVSGGFAWGQADRAEIPVRDNPVFQGVQDHINRLCEAHDAKLFALQTEADLIHQMIDARAKFLELLDLDLDKPRQTPPVLQVGRIMCDGYEIEKLIIQSAPGVPIPCTLYRPTGGPAQKPALLVPHGHSGRDRPIYQKAYQRFVKAGFIVLAKDGWGKQERRSTGHETRGGHLFLTGASLMALELFDNVRCIDYLASRADVDDNRIGMTGTSGGGSQTLFCAAVDTRLAAASPTCAATSLRADLADTDMCICELLTDLLTVGDHSTFLAMAYPRSILVVNGVQDYIFPIQGARASVRDARRLYALGKKEDRMRLAEFDAPHSWHDDMVAEQIRFFRQAFEMPPLKEIPSADAFRSYRELQCYPEGDMPADSLTLADLHRQRITSFLTKEKQRQDGPAASSRQDFLTDMIRQRWSQPVASPQNVQQESLGPDRSHFSQQERIHWTSGLGGKVSVLVTTPLDPTMTAAARKQLVVRLHGDGEADRLEKYYWNDRIRTHATVVELTYTGKSLNPHETGQIATALLSSGKSLLAERVRDLLVTLAVVDDLDLVDEGHNLTLLGHGYDGPLLLAAAPLLPENAHLLLDRSQVSYAVGPEVDLETEELGAETAHWTVLPNLARRLDLADLVEIAQPRRITLFHPLDAARQPLATADWQALLPAAQADASARVEVLGADRPRRELFRRLNQIVTFPLAP
- a CDS encoding sialate O-acetylesterase; this encodes MKRLIPGSLLLACILLAGAARADVQLPKVFSDSMVLQRNQPVAIWGEAAPGEQVTVKFRDQSKTAVADQDGKWSLKLDPLKVGEPSALTVSGANEIALKDVLVGEVWIGSGQSNMAGIVNGYVKGDEVLAKLAEGTYPQLRMYRGGAWRSAEPAVNLSFSAIMFAFGQSLQADLDVPVGLIVGAVGGTPSGRWLTPEMLASDKPAQKALERAAASDDYEKRVAQHQVQLKAWKEQVAAAEKAGTRAPRQPRDPVKTGECTSGQIGDLYNAHIQHVQCYTIAGVLWDQGESGTAIQGLDQFYTMGALIGGWRQVWGQGDFPFLYIQKPSGGGCAWDMSDPVTRMAGDFTAEPQAAPPTYAGVSRELHIRIMQHPNTAMVQARDLGSGIHPLNKSGYGQRAARVARGFVYEEPVEIYGPLYKSHTVDGGQMKITFTHTGKGLAQKHGDKLQGFQIAGEDKVFHWGDARIEGNQVIVSSDAVESPQAVRYAWAQNAPWANLFNQDGLPAIAFRTDSW